A single window of Candidatus Methanomethylicota archaeon DNA harbors:
- a CDS encoding DJ-1/PfpI family protein has product MAKILIVIAERMFRDEEFSIPKYFLEGYGHEVKVASTGKGPAIGKFGTIVEPDLTLDEVNAKDYNVIIIAGGPGTPIYLWPNERLHKIVREIYDNGGIVAAICLAPVVLSRAGILNEKRCTVFPTPDSIKEIRKGGGILEDYDVVVDDRIITANGPEASQKFTEAILARIGG; this is encoded by the coding sequence ATGGCAAAAATTTTAATTGTAATTGCTGAAAGAATGTTTAGAGATGAAGAATTTTCTATACCAAAATATTTCTTAGAAGGATATGGGCATGAAGTTAAAGTTGCAAGTACTGGAAAAGGTCCTGCTATAGGAAAGTTTGGAACTATTGTAGAACCAGATTTAACTTTAGATGAAGTAAATGCAAAGGACTATAATGTCATTATCATAGCTGGTGGTCCAGGTACTCCAATATATCTTTGGCCAAATGAAAGACTTCACAAAATTGTAAGAGAAATTTATGATAATGGAGGCATAGTAGCAGCTATATGTCTTGCACCTGTGGTTCTCTCTAGAGCTGGTATATTGAATGAAAAAAGATGTACAGTATTTCCTACACCAGATTCTATAAAAGAAATTAGAAAAGGTGGAGGAATACTTGAAGATTATGATGTTGTAGTTGATGATAGAATAATAACTGCAAATGGTCCAGAAGCTTCTCAAAAATTTACTGAAGCTATCTTAGCTAGAATTGGGGGTTAA
- a CDS encoding DUF362 domain-containing protein codes for MEYVVAIVNIKNGIMENIKKALELINWQPDGESFLIKPNMINSKKSDEGVTTDPRIVYSIIEFLKKFRCRIFVGDSPGNAYPGRAKEVFEATGMLEIIKNSGAKFIEFESLPPIRVNLNGKILDSITIASPIFENRIINIPKLKTHIQTLMTGAIKNISMGCIPGSGKTLIHKIGTTPEKMAMAIIDIYSIIRPMISLNIMDAIVCMEGNGPTNGTPIRLNKILVSTDALALDMISFKMAGLNPLKVPYINEAVKRNIGPKSLDDISIVGDNFEIFKFKIPSTFIINMYSLLSYFAPIIAYSVHVNYEKCIGCGICVNACPTKAISIKKKALIDKSKCMKCYICHELCEYGAIVLKRTLI; via the coding sequence ATGGAATATGTTGTAGCTATTGTGAATATTAAAAATGGAATAATGGAAAATATAAAAAAAGCACTTGAATTAATTAATTGGCAACCAGATGGGGAATCTTTTTTAATAAAACCAAATATGATAAATTCCAAGAAATCTGATGAAGGTGTTACAACAGATCCAAGAATTGTATATTCTATTATAGAATTCTTAAAAAAATTTAGATGTAGGATTTTTGTTGGCGACTCTCCTGGGAATGCCTATCCAGGAAGAGCAAAAGAAGTTTTTGAAGCAACTGGAATGCTTGAGATTATAAAAAATTCTGGTGCAAAATTTATAGAATTTGAAAGTCTTCCTCCAATAAGAGTAAATTTAAATGGAAAAATTTTAGATTCTATTACTATTGCTTCACCTATTTTCGAAAATAGAATAATAAATATACCAAAACTTAAAACTCATATTCAAACTTTGATGACTGGTGCAATAAAAAATATTTCCATGGGATGTATTCCTGGATCTGGAAAAACTTTAATACATAAAATAGGAACAACTCCAGAAAAAATGGCTATGGCTATAATTGATATTTATTCTATAATAAGACCAATGATTTCTTTAAATATTATGGATGCTATAGTATGTATGGAAGGAAATGGTCCAACTAATGGGACTCCTATTAGATTAAATAAAATATTAGTTAGTACAGATGCTTTAGCACTTGATATGATTTCATTTAAAATGGCTGGATTAAATCCTTTAAAAGTACCTTATATCAATGAAGCAGTAAAAAGAAATATTGGACCTAAAAGCCTTGATGACATTTCCATAGTAGGAGATAATTTTGAAATTTTTAAATTTAAAATACCATCTACATTTATAATAAATATGTATTCTTTATTGAGCTATTTTGCACCTATTATTGCTTATTCAGTTCATGTTAATTATGAAAAATGTATTGGTTGTGGAATATGTGTAAATGCTTGTCCTACTAAAGCTATTTCAATAAAAAAGAAAGCATTAATAGATAAATCAAAATGTATGAAATGTTATATATGCCATGAATTATGTGAATATGGTGCTATAGTTTTAAAAAGAACACTTATATAG
- a CDS encoding MFS transporter, with protein MKKAIIIFISIVLLYFFALVHRVGIAVIALDMMKEFSIGAELIGMMSSMYFFPYAISQIPVGIMLDRIGVRRTIVILSSIACLGGLIFSLSPYLSLTTIGRALIGFGMGGIYVSGIKAITIWFDPGKIATLVGLLTSLGNLGALFATFPLAIITISIGWRGAFLGITIIMIIMTIIAWFEISEIKDKRFYSERSIFSDLKKIFSCREFLKLSIIPFFSYGLVLSFQGLWGGPFLMDIYGLDKSMAGIMLLFIAIGFIITSPIAGNISDRIKRRKPNLIIGISLSIVFWFIMSIFGDSLNFYIISALFFLLGTSYSFFNIYMIISKELFETNMSGVAISSLNLFNFIGAGFFQYVMGIILESSRDFHAYQMTFLMALLCMIFTLIPAIKVRETYKC; from the coding sequence ATGAAGAAAGCCATAATAATATTTATATCAATAGTTTTACTTTATTTCTTTGCATTAGTACATAGAGTTGGAATTGCTGTTATAGCTTTAGATATGATGAAGGAGTTTTCCATAGGTGCAGAATTAATTGGTATGATGTCATCTATGTATTTCTTTCCTTATGCTATATCACAAATTCCTGTAGGAATAATGCTTGATAGAATTGGAGTTAGAAGAACGATAGTAATATTATCTTCAATAGCATGTTTAGGTGGTTTAATTTTCTCTCTCTCACCTTATCTTTCACTTACAACAATTGGTAGAGCATTAATTGGTTTTGGAATGGGAGGAATTTATGTATCTGGAATAAAAGCAATAACAATATGGTTTGATCCAGGAAAAATTGCAACATTAGTAGGTTTATTAACTTCACTAGGGAATTTGGGTGCACTTTTTGCTACATTTCCTTTAGCTATAATAACTATTTCTATTGGATGGAGGGGAGCATTTCTTGGAATTACTATAATAATGATTATTATGACTATAATAGCATGGTTTGAAATAAGTGAAATAAAAGATAAAAGATTTTATTCTGAAAGAAGTATTTTTTCTGATTTGAAAAAAATATTTTCATGTAGAGAATTTTTAAAATTATCAATAATACCATTCTTTTCATATGGATTAGTTTTAAGTTTTCAAGGATTATGGGGCGGACCATTTTTAATGGATATTTATGGATTAGATAAGTCAATGGCAGGGATAATGCTACTTTTCATAGCTATTGGATTTATAATTACGAGTCCAATAGCAGGTAATATTTCTGATAGGATTAAAAGAAGAAAACCAAATCTTATAATTGGAATTTCTTTAAGTATTGTATTTTGGTTTATAATGTCAATTTTTGGAGATTCCTTGAATTTTTATATTATTAGTGCTTTATTTTTCCTATTAGGCACCTCGTATAGCTTTTTCAATATTTATATGATAATTTCTAAAGAACTTTTTGAAACAAATATGAGTGGAGTGGCTATTTCATCATTAAATCTCTTTAATTTTATTGGTGCAGGCTTCTTTCAATATGTAATGGGCATTATACTTGAATCTTCTAGAGATTTTCATGCATATCAAATGACTTTCCTCATGGCCTTATTATGCATGATATTTACCTTAATACCTGCTATAAAAGTTAGAGAAACATATAAATGTTAA
- a CDS encoding cobalamin B12-binding domain-containing protein has product MLNQLANAILSGDCNNAIKIMKEASKVYPIEDIINNGILAAWSMFSEFYEKDPVNALKNWDLIYITTIKVLKIIEGTIDEKKPSIIVATIEGEGHILMKEIIAAYLRSLGFKVYSPKGGINIDKLSNLDSSIKILVLSCIQDDTEENLKKLIKEVKKLLPDIKIIAGGPIAHRIGADYVVSNILELKNILLNIK; this is encoded by the coding sequence TTGTTAAATCAATTAGCTAATGCTATTTTATCAGGAGATTGTAATAATGCAATTAAAATTATGAAAGAAGCTTCTAAAGTTTATCCTATAGAAGATATAATAAATAATGGAATATTAGCTGCATGGTCAATGTTTTCAGAATTTTATGAAAAAGATCCTGTAAATGCATTAAAAAATTGGGACTTAATATACATAACAACAATTAAAGTATTGAAAATTATCGAAGGAACTATTGATGAGAAAAAACCATCAATTATTGTAGCTACTATTGAAGGAGAAGGGCATATTTTAATGAAGGAAATTATAGCAGCTTATCTTAGAAGCTTGGGCTTTAAAGTTTATTCTCCAAAAGGTGGAATAAATATTGATAAATTAAGTAATCTAGATTCTTCAATAAAAATATTGGTTCTATCATGTATTCAAGATGATACTGAGGAAAATTTAAAAAAATTAATTAAAGAAGTAAAGAAATTGCTACCTGATATTAAAATAATTGCAGGAGGGCCAATTGCACATAGAATAGGTGCTGATTACGTTGTATCTAATATTTTAGAATTGAAGAACATCCTTCTTAATATTAAATAG